The genomic region cattactacttaatttttttaatttattttcgttttaaaaaagtattatcatcagtggcctgcttttggccgcccgtgtgcgatgcacactttgcacacatggtagcggcggccctgttgGCATCGATGCTGAAAGTCGAGAGTGGCTGAATGTGAACACTCACTCGTGCTGCCTTTTCTTTGAAAAACTCCGACTCAAAAAACTGACTTTTGAGGGGGGCGCAGGCAGTGGCAACGCGAGTGACCTATTTACACACTCACGCTGTCTACTTCCCCGTCCAACAGGACTGAGTGTAAATCCCATTGATATAATAACAAGtagattaggccaggtccgaaaaatagcgtaacgcggagcagttcgggtcggtggtctatctatctctctctaccgacgcttagctttctctctctagcatatgatggccgccgcctatGTGTTTGTGTCGTTACTTTACTCCCatctcttggtagatacgctcacactcgcacgacagacaaagatagctagctATACCACTGTACTTGATATTTGCGTTACACCCcaatgcattgagtggcatatccctagcctggtctatcgttaacatgtctctggtaaACCCGGCATTACatccatgatactataaataacaagataatatattgcacatcctgAAGTCGTGACGTAAGTGGAGACCTTActttcgtaatggttcgtaatcattcgtaatgtccgattagtttgaattgttcgcggttgtaagctaagagcattttatattttatctttgacagttattttgacaggaatctcgacacattttttcgaatacattgaagtttaatattattttgctaattgaataatttcatcacagaaTGCATACAAGTCCCATtaaactttaacaagaattcaaattcaacttccggtctccagttacgtcatcatgcgcgaactcggacgtatttgagctACGAGAAGATACTATCTCGTTATTTATAATATCATGATTACACCTAAAAAATTTTGTGAAACAAACTTATTCGACCGACCTCAAGAGGCCGCAGCCTCTCGCTGATTGCACTGTTTCATTTATATAGCCAGCACGTCACTGCCGGCAGCGTCATATTAAATTGCAGTGGCTTGCTTGAAAACCGCTGCTATCGTGCGTGGAACAGTTTTCTATGACGTCATTCTTCGCAATATTGTGGTTGCAATTTGCCGgtaccgctttcgaggaaaccagagCTTGAGGGTTTTAGCTGTGTTTACTCATATGATGTTTCAAAGTACCTGCTTGGGTGAACCGCTTAAAACAAATTTGACACTTATAAAGTTTTTTGCCACTGTGCACCCTCATATGATTTTTCAAATGAGATGCTAGACGgaactgcttcaaacaaatttcacactggtaagGCTTTTCTTCAGAGTGTGATTTCAAATGCGTTATCAAACTTCCTGTTTGAGAAAACTGAGCAGAACAAagttcacacttataaggcttttccccagtatgcactctcaaatgcacTTTCAAAAGATTTGCTGAACCAAAtcgcttcaaacaaatttcacactcataaggtttttctccagtatgtccTCTCAAATGCACTTTCAAATGACTTGCTTGGttaaactgcttcaaacaaatttcacacttgtacggtttctgcccagtgtgtattctcaaatgacCTGTCAAAGTGCCTAATttactaaactgcttaaaacagaaTTCACActcataaggtttttctccagtgtgcaatctcaaatgtGTATTCAATGAACTTTTCTGAGCAAACTGATTAAAACAAgtttcgcacttgtaaggcttttctttAGTGTGTACCCTTAAATGCATTCTCAAACTGCCTGCTATGCTAAACTGCTTAAGACAAatgtcacacttgtaaggcttttcacCAGTGTGCACTCTAAAATGCGTTTTCAAACTGTCTGCTGCGGTgaactgctttaaacaaatttcacacttataaggcttttctccagagTGAAATCTcaaatgtgctttcaaattacttttttgagaaaactgtttcaaacaaatttcacatgtgtgaggtttttctccagtatgcactctcaaatgtgttttcaacgTATCTGCCCGAGTAAATCGCTTAAAACAAATGTTACATTTGTAAAACCCTTCGCCAGTCTGAATGATAGTATTTTTGTTTGAATTATTTGTGTCATAGAGTTCTTCAGAACAACCAGAATCTTTTAAAGCCGCTTCTTCATAGTTTAGACTTTGTTTAGGCTTCTCCATAGTTTGTTGGTTTTTATTACATGAAAATGCAGGTAACATTTTCATAACTTCTACTTGGTTCTTCTGggaaaaacctaaaataaaaaataactaatGTAAGCAATATACactgcgctggaataagtgttacccctccctattaacttatttatttttagcacataagcaaaacgctcggacaggtcgatttttaaaataatcatggtatattatagcatcaatgtttcgaactttacactaTCCGTCTTCAGGCGACagacataactttgatttttttaaatgggaaagtataTCATGTGCCACCTCATTTAAAAGTTTTTGAAATACTGATGCGCAAAATTTTTGTCGAATTATTTTaagtgcatttatttttttcgaatcctgagaaaactataagtatttttgaaaaatttaaataggccaatcaagttaggtttttactagacataacggaaaagacgaggtttgacagttgaaatgtgtagtatgagatattgcaaaaagactaccatctttggattcattaattttttagtggaacattttttaaatgaacaatcaaaacgtcaaacttagttttttactcataacttaaaaacttgtttatttagaaatttgacgtccacaggtaactttctcagaaaaaaaagatacatcgaatgagatacgctaaataaaaatcggttaataaacaaaaaagttattgccaaacggatgacaaaatcactgtttttgaatatacagtggaaccccgataagtcggcctccgataacccggaagtccggctaacccggactgattttcatcagacaaaacaaatattttttcactttggctgagttttttaccaagaaataaacactGTATACAattgtacgtaatttagatgtattgtgcatatgtatttcTTGTTTTtccaattataatgtgtatttgtttattatttatatgtattttattaatttttaccatattctccggctaaaccggattttcgataactcggatcggctgcggtcccgattaatccgacttatcaaggttccactgtagttaataacaattttattgttttataataagttttaatatacccaaaattgagggcactatggtgtttgaatggtgtgcaaaaaatggtccagatctgttaaatagttttcgtaaaattgaatttgtttataaaattttttgaaaaacgagctaatttctgaggcttgtccagttaatatggctgaatgtatcttaataatccggggctcatttccttcgttaagatgtatactaacagcttatgaaaaaaaaaagtaaaaaaaattacatatacgtacacaaaattatttgttaataaatagcagtttttaagcttataaacaattacaataatttcgtagaaattagatcaaattaaatggcaataaaaaatacggaaagctggttaaaatacacaactttcaaaaaaaatttttaggtcctacgacccttggggtctgagatagcccctttttttgaaaaaatcactgttacgttaattaacaacactaagagctgaaattaaccaatcttttataagaaaagtcaaagtttttaacaaagtttttagtaagaaaaaatgttaaaaattgtttaaataggagtgttataaacacagagtattttgcgttccgactaaagtaaaaaatagcgggcgtagtcgactgactgaatagtgggcgcggttggcgaccggtATGCGGCAGCTactattaaaattacgttataccgaccacaaaaatccactTTAAGGTTAATGACAAATTTTTGTCATTCCTTATattttcgaggtctctgaatccgaatctggagttatttttttttctagaattagtggaacatgttcaaaaatcaaattttatgcaaaaatgcgaaaaatcaatcttgatgatttttcaattttaactcactgtatttttgatcgctgtaaatatttccttttgaaaattttactgttatCTTTGAatcatttagataacaatgagatttgtccaaaatgactcaacacgttaaaagagaagttgttaatttttaaacattttgtcgtcagatttcgttagtttcatgtttacttaaaaaagttgagtgacaaactttttagtttataattttaattaacacagaaataaaatataatttatgaagaagttttccaaaaaaactgaatttaaaatatgcaataggaaaaatgttatgtgactttatagacgagcggcacaccccaaaaaagcttatttctcgagatactgatactaattttggtcatactttatatttttgatggtgctcaaaactaaaattagggttgttttgaattttacgtgggggaacattatcaaaatcgcaaatttaccctaaaaataaaaaaaaatcacgtttttttgagttaaattgctacaactctgttccattgtaatattttttttccgatatttttatagtatatatttctcacctttctgaagacaatgggacatGCTTCAATGTTTCTGTCTtgccataaagaaagttataaattgttttaagtaaaaggtgcagattcttgaattgcaaagtttaatcgcaaaagttgagtaacaaaatttgaaatttagctgtttaattaattttaagttaaaatctagagtacagagaacaaaatgttttatagaaaaaaaaatggtgtaacttttaattttaagaaaaacgtgatttcatctttttttttatttttagggtaaaattgcgattttgacaatgtttccccatctaaaattcaaataaaactcattttcgttttcagcaccataaaaagtataaagtaagaccaaaattagccattcaccacaccgtggttgatatctcgagaaatgagcgtttttttggggagagtaccacgtaccactcgtctataaggtcgcgtaactttttttctgttgcatattttgactttgttgcctttttattgttatttttaaatttatttatttaaaatataattttactaaataaatgtgcaacataataatattcataaaattcaagtttctaccaaaatatataaatataatattaagcttcaaatccggtatactgtcaatgttaaaaatgggctgcaacggtctagcgctagcgaatgctagtccgcgaatttattctcattcggctgcgcccatcatttttttttactttagtcggaacgcaaaatactctttctttataacaatactgtttaaacaatttttaacattttttcttgcaaaaaactttgttaaaaactttgacttttcttataaaagattggttaatttcagatcttagtgttgttaattaacgtaacagtgatttttttaaaaaaaggggctatctcagaccccaagggtcgtaggacctaaaaattttttttagaagttgtgtatttttaccagctttcagtattttttattgccatttaatttgatctaatttctacgaaattattgtaagcttaaaaactgctatttattaacaaataattttgtgtacgtacatgtaattttttgtacttttttttcatagggtattagtatacatcttaacgaaggaaataagtccctgattattgagatacattcagccatattaactggaccagcctcagaacttagctcgtttttcaaaaaattttataaacaaattaaattttgcacaaactatttaacagatctggaccatttttttcacaccattcaaacaccataatgccctcaagtttaggtatatttaaacatattttaataaacaataacattgttattaacaatattcaaaaacagtgattttgtcgtccgttttgcaataacttttttgtttattaaccgattttaatttggtgtatctcattcgatgtatctttttggacgatggacgtcaaatttctaaataaacaagtttttaagttatgagcaaaaaactaagtttggcgttttgattgtttatttaaaaaatgttccactaaaaaattgatgaatcccaagatggtagcctttttgtaatatctcatactacacatttcaactgtcaaacctcgtcttttcaattatgtcgaaaaacggcttattttttactaacttgattggtctaaaACGCAGAACGAAAAATTATgtattatcgagggtcgaaaGTATCAGGATTCGAACAAAATATATGGAATTAAAAGTAACTCGATCAAAATTTTGCGTCTACGCtgtcaaaaaggattaaagtattatacatttttgtaataactgttttaaacgcttttaaatgatgtgtcacatgatgtactttcccatttaaaaaaatcaaagttatgcctgtcgcCTGAAGacggatcgcgtaaagttcgaaacattgatgctatacactatgagctcgtaggtagagggatgtcattttggaactaataaatttttttatttcattagtagttccaaaatgacacaaaatctaggcatcggataaaaaagtttatttgaagaaagtgtatttttttgttcttcttaatggcggtacaggctcgtttttttaatattgtatttaattacagagtaatttccacatattaatatatttttcaaattgggctctgtacccccattctttattatattacgaatacgtgtgccaaatatctcgaaaaaatattcaaaattacagccgcaatcttggaacgcgttttggttacctgttgatcgctactgtatcaccttcaGCATTTTTGATTCTGGATTATTAAATagtgaggtattttagtactaaaaggtactcttgctttaactCAATAGGATacatcgttttctagaaaaatcaatttgaaattttttcgttttttgaatgtaaaatgaaataaaaaaaaaactatttagaaaaatgaaatcTGGTACGTTTATtgatatttcagagatgaatttattttattaaattgcAATGTCAATAAATTGCAAAATGCAGatatgtattataaaaaaatatgaagaagaagaaacaatgGAAATAAGAGAAATATCATGCAGGAGACATCAAATCAGAATGAGAGATGATCAAAATGTCAATAGAAGAATCTACAAAGATGCAGGTAGGCAAACACCAGAAGATTagaaattaatttaattataaattaattataaatggCGAAAAATTGATAtggaataaaaagaaaaattcgATTGAAAGTAAAAAGACTCTTAATCATAATTCAAAAAACTAGTGGAACATATACAGGACGGAAACATGGAGACGACCAGCATAAGAAAAGGAAAACGAAACATGATAAAAGGAAGAACGAGCACGAGCATGGAAAATTGGAACACGGAATATTCGAAGTATTTACGGAAAAGAACATGATTTAATAGAGAAATTTGAACAAGCACAACTAGATATACTAACAGTAtcggaaacaaagaaaaaaggcAAAGGCGAAATTAAACTTAATAAAGGTCATTTGATGATATATAGTGGAGTGGAGAGTAAACAAAGAGCTGCAGCTGGAATAGGATGCATAatacatgaaaaactaataaataatgtaaacacGTGGGAGGCAATTAACGAAAGAATATTAAAAGTAGAACTAACAGGCATAAACGGAGAAAACTGGACAATATTAGCTGTATACGGACCAAGCGAAGACGAGAATTCGGcagtaaaagataaattttgggATGAACTAACAAGAATTACAGAAGAATGCAAAAAAAGAATATTAATCGCTGGAGACTTCAACAGCAGAGTTGGTAAACAAGATCACAAATATAACACAGTAATAGGTACACATGGGAAGATACCAAGAACAATAACGGCAAGAGATTGCTTGAATACTGTCAACTACATAATCTAATAATAACAAACACACTCTTCGAACATAAAAATGTCCATAAATACACACGGGAAGTTATAAGCAGAGGAGAAAAATCAATAATCGATTATGTAATAGTGGAAAAAGACTATAGGGCAAACATTACTGACACCAAAGTATGAAGAGGTGCAGAAATCAATAGTGATCACTATCTGGTGGTAACAAAAATTAAACACCAAATTATGAAGAACGAGGAGCAGAaaataaataaagatagaaaagtaGAATTTGAATCAATAAGATCTTACAagtcaggggcgtcatttgggcgtccaggaggggggcatttgccccccctggccctgaaaatgactgaaatttacaaaaaatacatcagtattcatcataacatcatatataatgtattatatatatagtgattgccccccccccaaacaaaatttcaaatgacgctcctgttaCAAGTTGACAGAAGAAAATGTGAGAACTaaatatgaagaaataataatTCGAGAAATAGAAAAAAGACTATTAAGAATTAGAGATGCAGATGTAGATCAGTTATGGAATAGTATAAAAGAAATTATTATTGAGGCATCCAAGGAGGCTTGCGGCGTAAGTAGAACAACTAGCAACAGGAAACAGACATCATGGTGGAATGAACAAATtaaatcagaaacaaaggaaaaaaaaataagatgGAAAATATACCTATCAAACAAAACAACTGACACGTATGATAAATATAAAGAACAacgaaaaatagtaaaaaatatgataaaagaTGCAAAAGAAGAAAGTTGGAAACAATTCTTTTAAAAACTAGAATCAGATAGTAAACGTAACCAAAAGCTGTTTTATAAGACCATGAAAACGTTAAGAAGGGGAAAAAATACAGTTCAATTGACAATTAGAGACGAAACAGGAAACATTTTGACAcaggaagaagaaataatggaAATAtggaaaaggtattttcaagaactATTATCAACCGAAAACGAAACAACCACAGTATACCATTAGCGTGACAAATACCGGAGAAACCATAGAAGAAACgcagaaaaatgaaaaatggaaagtcACCATGGCATGATAAAATAACAACGGAGATGCTCAAATGTACGGGAGACAAGGACAACACTTATTattacaattaataaacaatatatgGAAAGCTGAAAGAATACCAGAAGAATGGAAGATCTCGTTGATACTACCCATATTTAAATCTGGAGATAAAAAGGAATGCAAAAACTATAGAGGCATAATGTTCTTGTGCTCGGTGATGAAACTGTATGAACAAATATTACAAGAAAAGCTGACAAAGATAATCGATACAACATTAACAAAATCTCAAAGTGGCTTTAGAAAAGAAAGAAGTGTGCAAGATCACATCTTCACTATTAAACAGACCATTGAGAAAACGAAACTCAGAAGAGGAAAAGCATATTTTGCGTTTATCGACTTACAAAAAGCGTTTGATCTTGTCACTTTGCAAAAAGTATGGTCGCTTCTGGAACAAAGAGGAATAACAACCAAATAAGGAAGAATATTGAATGTCTATATAAAATACGACgaattgtgttataactagaaacctcaagtcagaaaattttataacaaaagatgATCTAAGACAGGGAGGAGAACTAAGTCCAACATTGTTTACGTTGTTTATGgacgaaataattaaaaaatgtagtCAGAGAACAAAACACCTATTTGTAGGATACAAAAATGTGCAACCGATCGAAATATCAGAATGtgcttttgcagatgacatcgttATAATGGCAGCAAAAGAAAAGGACCTACAGGAAAACTTACAAACGTGGAATGAAATATTAGAAGAAAATGGCatgaaactaaacctaacaaaaacaaaagtaatggtaGTAGCAGAAACTAAAGAAAACGTGAGTATTCAGATCAATGGTATACATATACAACAAGTTGAATGCTTCGAATACCTAGGTGTAAAAGTTGAAGATTCGGGGCAACAAAGTTTAGAAATTGATAAACGCATAGAGAAAGCAATAAATTCATGTTATGCAATGAACAAAACTTTTATAGGAAAAAAGGAAATAGCGCAAAGTACAAAAATGAAAGTGTTTAAGGCAATATATAGACCCATACTCACTTTCGGTTGCGAATCGTGGACATTAACAGAGAGGCAGAAGAGCAGAATACAAGCGACGGAAATGAAGTACCTAAGAAGAGCAAGATGAGTCACAAGACTTGACAGGGTAAGAAACGAGCAGATAAGAGACAATCTGGAGGTTTAATCATTCTTAGAATTCATATAAAAAAGCCAAATCAGCTGGTGGGGACATTTACAAAgactagacgatagaagaccggTAAAAATGATTTGGGAAGCGAGAGTAAATATCAagaggaagagaggaagaccgaGAGAAACATGGGACCAAGCTATTGGAAAAGTTCTACAAAAGAGAGGCAAATCCTGGAAAGAAGCAAAAGTCTTGGCACAAAATAGAAGTCAGTGGCGTAAATTTGTACACAATATCTAAGTTATTATTGTAATCCCGACACCAATATGGTAGAAGggaatttgattatatatatacTACGCAATATGAACTAAGGGaacctaagaacaagaggtggacaaataatcgcctacgcagacgacattgttattattgagaagaaagaaattgaaagaatagaaacataatgaaagaaatgctaaaagaaatgaaagagaaaggggagacaatgggactcagattaaatgaagaaaagacaaaaacATTACAACTAGAGAAAACAGCAATAAAAGGAGAAACCAAAGTAGGAAATTCACAGTTAgaagatgtagaacatttcaaatacctgggagtgaCAATAAACAAAACGAgtgaaagaataccagaaataaaagaaaaaatattggcagcgaataaagcttattttgcaaataaaacactacttaaaagcaaaatactgaCTATGaaaaccaagatgagaatgtataacaccataattagaccaatattattatacaCAGCAGAAACAAAGACGacaaccaaaaaatataaagaaaacttaagaatagtggagagaaagatcatgagaaTCATACTGGGGccaatcagaacagagcaaaaCGAATATAGAAActgaacaaatgcagagattagGAAAGTACTGAAAGAAGATATtgtgaccaaaataaagcaatgcagagttagatggttaggtcacatctggcagccaggagatgaagcagtgacatatgctatgatagaatggaatccaggaggaagaaagaaaagaggaagaccaaaatcaacatggttgcaagaagttgaaAAAGACTTAAAAAAtgcaggagtcagagaatggcaGGGAAAAACTAGAGACAGGAAAAAATAGAGAGGAATCGTTaagataacataagcaaaagggactgatcctcctaagaaataggatctagaaagctttcacgacttagccccatatcggggtgtacaTACAGTTACcataatatacagcgtgtctacttaagttggaaacatatgggaaacttttttattattaattttacgaaaaaaagttatttttcataaaaagttctgcatgctctaaaacctaagattcaatcttcatatatcaaattttgtcaatattaaatgagatctgtcaaaaaatatgagtttcattcaagggtaaagta from Diabrotica virgifera virgifera chromosome 3, PGI_DIABVI_V3a harbors:
- the LOC126882320 gene encoding zinc finger protein 664-like isoform X1; translated protein: MSILRTALLANNANKEGPSSTNVLASPLCTSTDIGDFKNEPDEDTWAMEVKTEIKNESCKGDQQYMESQPSMSIDQENLKYEPEEDSGFSQKNQVEVMKMLPAFSCNKNQQTMEKPKQSLNYEEAALKDSGCSEELYDTNNSNKNTIIQTGEGFYKCNICFKRFTRADTLKTHLRVHTGEKPHTCEICLKQFSQKSNLKAHLRFHSGEKPYKCEICLKQFTAADSLKTHFRVHTGEKPYKCDICLKQFSIAGSLRMHLRVHTKEKPYKCETCFNQFAQKSSLNTHLRLHTGEKPYECEFCFKQFSKLGTLTGHLRIHTGQKPYKCEICLKQFNQASHLKVHLRGHTGEKPYECEICLKRFGSANLLKVHLRVHTGEKPYKCELCSAQFSQTGSLITHLKSHSEEKPYQCEICLKQFRLASHLKNHMRVHSGKKLYKCQICFKRFTQAGTLKHHMSKHS
- the LOC126882320 gene encoding zinc finger protein 239-like isoform X2; amino-acid sequence: MLLVRKTKIGFSQKNQVEVMKMLPAFSCNKNQQTMEKPKQSLNYEEAALKDSGCSEELYDTNNSNKNTIIQTGEGFYKCNICFKRFTRADTLKTHLRVHTGEKPHTCEICLKQFSQKSNLKAHLRFHSGEKPYKCEICLKQFTAADSLKTHFRVHTGEKPYKCDICLKQFSIAGSLRMHLRVHTKEKPYKCETCFNQFAQKSSLNTHLRLHTGEKPYECEFCFKQFSKLGTLTGHLRIHTGQKPYKCEICLKQFNQASHLKVHLRGHTGEKPYECEICLKRFGSANLLKVHLRVHTGEKPYKCELCSAQFSQTGSLITHLKSHSEEKPYQCEICLKQFRLASHLKNHMRVHSGKKLYKCQICFKRFTQAGTLKHHMSKHS